CCCAACGGGTCTCAAAGGGCCTGGGGAGGGCAGAGCCGATGCGATCGGTTCGCATACGGATACTCGCGGGGCTGCTGGTCCTGGCCGCCGCGGGCGTGGGCGCCTGGCAGTTCCTGCCGTCGAAGGGCGACGGGAAGACCATCACGGTCGGCACGACGGACGGCGTCACCTCGCTCGACCCGGCCGGTGCCTACGACGCGGGCTCCTGGGCGCTGTTCAGCAACGTCTTCCAGTCACTGCTGACCTTCGCGCCGGGCGGCACCGCCCCCGTGCCGGACGCGGCGAAGACCTGCGCGTTCGCCCACGGCGACCTCACCACGTACCGCTGCGAGCTGCGCGACGGCCTCACCTTCCCGAGCGGCCGGGCGATGAACGCCGAGGACGTGAAGTACTCCTTCGACCGGATCCTGAAGATCAAGTCCCCGGTCGGCCCGGCGTCCCTGCTCGGCACGCTCGGTTCCGTGGACGCCGAGGGCATGACCGTCACCTTCCACCTGACCTCGCCGGACGCGACGTTCCCCTTCAAAGTGGCCACCGGCGCCGGCTCGATTGTCGACCGCACCGCGTACCCGGCCGGCAAGCTGCGCACCGACGACGGCGTCGACGGCACGGGCCCGTACACCCTCACCTCGTACACAAAGGACCACGACGCGGTCCTCGCGCCCAGCCGGCACTACCGGGGCGCCGTCAGCGGCGGCGCCGCCCGGCCCGTCGAACTGCGCTACTACGCCACCCCCGAGGCCCTGGACACCGCCTGGAAGGACCGGCAGGTCGAGGTCGCGACCGACCAGCTGCCCCCGGCGTCCTCGCCGGCCTCAACCCGAGCGACCCCAGCCAGCGCGTGTACGAGGCGGACGGCTCCGAGACCCGGAACCTGTACTTCAACACCCGCGCGGGCAAGCCGCTGCACGACCCGAAGGTCCGGCAGGCCATGGCCTGGCTGATCGACCGCGAGCGGCTGGCCGCCACCGTCTACGACGGCACCGTCGACCCCCTGTACTCCCTGATCCCGGCCGGTCTCACCGGGCACACCGCCTCGTTCTTCGACGACTACCCCAAGCAGGACCCCAAGAAGGCCCGGCAGCTGCTCACCCAGGCCGGCGTGAGCCTGCCGGTGCACTTCACCTACGGCTACGCCGAGGGCCGCGGCGCCGGCAAGCAGGAAGCGGCCGAGCTCAAGAAGGAACTGGAGGCGAGCGGCCTGTTCCAGGTCACCCTCAAGGGCTACGAGTGGACCGCCTTCCAGAAGCAGTGGGCGAGCGGCAAGCTCGACGCGTACGCCGTCGGCTGGGTCGCCGACTTCCCCGACCCGGACACCTTCGGCGCCGCGCTCGTCGGCACCGGCAGCGCCATGAACACCGGCTACAGCAGCAAGACCGTCGACCGGCTCATCAAGGACAGCCGGCGCTACGCCGAGCGGACCGAGGCCGACCAGGACTTCCGCTCGGTGCAGCAGACCGTCGCGCAGGACGTCCCGGTGCTGCCGCTGTGGCAGGCCAAGGAGTACGTCGTCACCACCGAGGACGTCGGCGGCGGCCAGTACCTGGCGGACGGCACGGGCGTGTTCCGCCTGTGGAGCCTCACCGCGCTCTGACGGCCCGCCCGGCCACGGCTCAGGAGCCGGTGCGCCGCCGGGCCGCCGGATCCGGGACGGCGTTCGTCATCCCCGGCAGGAACTCCGTGAACAGGTCGTGCACCTCCCGTACGAGCGGCCGCAGCACCCGGAAGCGGGCCAGGGCCACGCCCCGCGCGGTGAGCCGGGCACCGCGCTCGGCGAGCCGGTAGCTGCGTTCGCGCCCCTCGGTGCGGTCGAAGATCCAGTACAGGACGAGCCCCATCTGGGACAGCCACATCAACTCGGGCAGGGCGTCCCGCAGTTCCTCGGGCACCTTGGTCTTGGTGGCCCCGGCGAGCACCTCCCGGTGGACGCTGATGGCCTCCTCGCGCGCGTGCTCCGACTCGGGCGAGAAGGGGCTGAGCGGGCTGTCCGGGTCGGCGGCGTTCTTGAAGAACTGCACCGCGAACTCGTGGTAGGGCGCGGCGATGTCCAGCCAGGCCCGCAGCACCCCCGCCAGACGGGCCTCCAACTCGCTCTCCCGGTCCAGGATCTCCCGGACCGCCACCTGGTGCTCGGCGGCGATACGGTCGTAGAAGCCCTGGATCAGGTGCTCCTTGCCCGCGAAGTAGTAGTAGGCGTTGCCGACGGAGACCCCGGCCTCCTTGGCGATGGCCCGCATCGTCGTCTTGTCGTAGCCGTGCTCCTGGAACAGCCGCATGGCCGTCTCCAGGATCAGGGCGCGGGTCTGCTCGGACTTGGTGGGGGTGGCGCCGTCGTCGGGGCCGTCGTTCTTCGCGGGCACGGGAAGAGAGCCTAACGTCAGCAGGAGTGCGGCTACCGGGGGGCACAGGTGCCGTCGGCGCAGCCCGGCGCGGTGTAGCTCCAGCCGCTGCCGGGGGCGTACGACCAGCCGTCCGCCCGCCGGTACACCCGTCCGCCCCACTGCGCCCCGCCGCGCTGCCCCCGGTGCCACTGCGCCCCGCGCCACTTGGCGGCGGCGAGCACCGCGCCCTTGGCGAGCCGGGCGCCGGACGGGGTGCTCAGCCGGTGGGCGAGCGGCCGGTGCTCGCGCAGCGCCCACAGGGTGACCACCCAGGCGGCGGGGCCCCGGTAGACCTGTCCGGCGTCGCCGACGACGGTGATCTCGTCGAGGGTGGCGCCGTGGTCGAGGGCGGGGAAGCGCCGCCGGGCCTCCTCGGAGCCGGCCGGGACCGGCTCCAGCGGCACCAGTTGCGGCTGCCGCAGGAGCCAGTCGCGCAGGAACGCGCACAGGGAGCACTCGGCGTCGTACAGGACGGTGAGCCGGCGGACCGGTGCGGGTGCGTTCATGACGGTCTCCGCTCAGGCCTGCGCCGTGGGGGCGACCCAGCCCTGCGGCGGCACCGGCGGCACCTGCTCCCGTTCCATCGCGCCCCGGCGCCGGATCCGGTTGAGCACGTAGACGTTGGCCAGGTGCATCACGCCGAGCACCAGCAGCACCACACCGAGCTTGGTCGACAGGGCCTCGAAGATGCCGCGGGCGTCGGTGATGGTCTCGTCGTCGCTCAGGTACAGCGCGACGAACCCGAGGTTGACGAGGTAGAAGCCGACCACCAGGAGGTGGTTGACGGCCTCGGCGAGCTTCTCGTTGCCGTGCAGCACGTCGGCGAGGAAGACCCTGCCGTTCCGGCTGAGCGTGCGGGCCACCCAGATGGTCAGACCGATGCTGACCAGCAGGTAGATGACGTAGGAGATGACCGTGCGGTCCATAGCCCCACCCTTCTTGAACACGTTCAAAACGCTGTCGAGGAAGACTGTAGACCTACTTTTGAACATGTTCAACACGGTGGTCGCGGGGTGATTGTCAGTGGTGGCTCGTACGGTCGTCGGCATGGGAATCGTGACGTTCGTCGACGAGACGACGGCGGGGGAGCGGCGCACGGCCTGGGAGCTGGAGATCGCCGAAGAACGGCTGCCCCGATCGACGCCCCGCAGAACTCGGCCCACCGCTACGGCGGCGAGTACGCCATGTGGCTCCGTGACGGCCAGGACCCCGTCGCCCCCATCCCCCTGGAGGACATCCCGCCCCTGGTCCTCTCCGAAGTCCTGCGCGACGTCGACCTGTTCGTCGGCGTCTCCAGCATCGGCAACGACCCGACCTGGCAGGACGGCGGCCCAGGCAGCCGCTTCCGGGAGTACTGGACGTCGTACGGCTTCGGCGAGCTGAACCAGAGCGCCGAGACCCGCAGGCTCCTGCTGGAACGCCTGGTCCCGCGTCTGGCGACAGCCGACCGCTGCACCCTGGAGGGCCGCTTCCTCCACGTCCGCGGCGACCGCCACACCTACAAGATCCACCTGGGCTCGGGCAACATCCTCATGACCCCGAACGACCAGTACCTCTGCATCGTCCCGAAGTCCGCCCCGGCAACCCCCGGGACGGGCTACCTCCCCTACGAGGGCGACCGCATGCTGTCGGTCATCCTCAGCAAGGCGATGATGCTGGCGGCGGACACGAAGATCACGGACCCTTCGATCCTGAGCCAGTTGTGAGTGTCAGTCGTCCGAGCCCGACCGGCCCGCCTCCAGGATCGCGGCGACGTCCAGGGTGACTTCGGCGCCGACGGTGTCGGGGAGCGTGACGAGTTCGCCGGGGGCATGCGGACGGTGTTTCTCGTAGGAGTCCCCGGCGGGTTCGGTGAGGACATGCAGGCGCTGGTGCTTGCGATCGACGATGACATACACGGGGACCTTCGCCTCCGCGTACGCGGTGACCTTGGTGCGCAGGTCCGACCGGTAGTTGCTGGAGGTGACCTCCAGGACCAGGCGGAAGCAGACGGGGTCGTAGCAGTTGTTCTCGATGAGGTGGTCCCGGTAATCGGCGTCCACGAGGGACAGGTCCGGGATCGCGTAGTCCTCCGTACCGGTCGGCAGCCAGAGGCCGATGCCCTGAACGAGCTTCGATTCCGGCCCATGGAGGCCCGCTTCCATGAAGGGCAGCATGAGGTCGGTCAGGGCCACCGCGTGCGCGCCGTCAGGGGGTGGGGACACGAGGATCTGGCCTCCGATGATCTCGACTCGGTAGCCAGGGTTGCGCTCCATGAGCCGGTTGGCCTCCGCGATCAGCGGACGCCTTCCGTAAGGCCGCTCGACGGCTGCAGCGGACATCAGGGTGCCTCCCGTGGCTGGTGTCGAGAGCATCATCGTAGGCCGGACGACCTCCGGGCGGCCCGTCCCGCTGCGTTCACCCGATGGTGTGGCATATGCCAGAGGGCCCCGTCTCCAGCGGAAACAGGGCCCTCGAGCGCAAGCGATCGATCTCAGTAGCGGCGCGTGATCAGCGCCCGCTTCACCTCGGCGATCGCCTTCGTGACCTCGATGCCGCGCGGGCAGGCGTCCGTGCAGTTGAAGGTCGTGCGGCAGCGCCACACGCCGTCGCGGTCGTTGAGGATCTCCAGGCGCTGCTCGCCGGCCTCGTCACGCGAGTCGAAGATGAAGCGGTGCGCGTTGACGATGGCGGCCGGGCCGAAGTACTGGCCGTCGTTCCAGAAGACCGGGCACGACGTCGTGCAGGCCGCGCAGAGGATGCACTTCGTGGTGTCGTCGAAGCGCTCGCGGTCCTCGGCGGTCTGGAGACGCTCACGCGTGGGCTCGTTCGTGTCCTTCGTGATGAGGAAGGGCATGACGTCGCGGTACGCCTGGAAGAACGGCTCCATGTCGACCACGAGGTCCTTCAGGACCGTCAGGCCCTTTATGGCCTCGACCGTGATCGGCTTCTCCGGGTTGATGTCCTTGATCAGCGTCTTGCAGGCAAGACGGTTCTTGCCGTTGATCCGCATGGCGTCCGAACCGCAGATGCCGTGCGCGCAGGAGCGGCGGAACGTGAGTGTGCCGTCGAGCTCCCACTTGATCTTGTGGAGGGCGTCGAGAACGCGCTCCTTCGGGTCGATCTCCACCTGGAAGTCCTCCCAGGTGGCCTCCGCCGCGATCTCGGGGTTGAAGCGGCGGACCCGGAAGGTGACCGTGATGTAGGGGGAGTCGGCGAAGCCGGGCTCGGGCTTGCCGGCCGCGTCTTCCTTGTCCAGAACGGGGGTAGCCATCAGTACTTACGCTCCATCGGCTGGTAGCGGGTCTGGACGACCGGCTTGTAGTCGAGACGGACGGTTTCGGAGCCGTCGGCGCCGACCTCGCGGTACGCCATGGTGTGCCGCATGAAGTTGACGTCGTCGCGGTTCGGGTAGTCCTCGCGGTAGTGACCGCCGCGGGACTCCTTGCGGGCGAGCGCGGAGACGGCCATGACCTCGGCGAGGTCGAGCAGGTTGCCCAGCTCGACGGCCTCCAGCAGGTCCGTGTTGAACCGCTTGCCCTTGTCCTGGATCGACACGTTCCGGTAGCGCTCGCGCAGCTCCGCGATCTTCTCGACCGCCGTCTTGATCGTCTGCTCGGTGCGGAACACCATGACGTTGGCGTCCATCGTGTCCTGCAGCTCACGCCGCAGCTCCGCCACCCGCTCGGTGCCGGTGGCGTCGCGCAGCCGCTCCACCTGCTCGATCACGAGCTCGGCCGGGTTCTCCGGCAGCTCGACGAAGTCCGCGTTCTGCGCGTACTCCGCGGCGGCGATGCCCGCGCGCTTGCCGAAGACGTTGATGTCCAGCAGCGAGTTCGTGCCGAGGCGGTTGGCGCCGTGCACGGACACGCAGGCGACCTCGCCGGCCGCGTACAGACCGGGGACGACCGTGGTGTTGTCCGCCAGGACCTCACCCTCGACGTTCGTCGGGATGCCGCCCATGGCGTAGTGCGCGGTGGGCTGGATCGGGATCGGGTCCGTGTAGGGCTCGATGCCGAGGTAGGTGCGGGCGAACTCCGTGATGTCGGGCAGCTTCGCGTCCAGCTGCTCCGGCGGGAGGTGGGTGAGGTCGAGGTAGACGTGGTCGCCCTCGGGACCGCAGCCGCGGCCCTCACGGATCTCCGTGTAGATGGAGCGGGACACGACGTCACGCGACGCCAGGTCCTTCATCACCGGCGCGTACTTCTCCATGAAGCGCTCGCCGTCCTTGTTGCGGAGGATGCCGCCCTCACCGCGGGCGCCCTCCGTCAGCAGGATGCCCATGCGCCAGATGCCGGTCGGGTGGAACTGGAAGAACTCCATGTCCTCCAGCGGCAGACCGCGGCGGTAGACAGCCGCCTGGCCGTCACCCGTCAGCGTGTGCGCGTTCGACGTCACCTTGAAGAACTTGCCGCAGCCGCCGGACGCGTAGACCACGGACTTCGCCTGGAAGACGTGGATCTCACCGGTCGCCAGCTCGTACGCCACGACACCGGCCGACTTCTTGACGCCGTCGACCTCGGTGATCAGCTGGTCCAGGACGTAGAACTCGTTGTAGAACTCCACGCCCTCCTTGACGCAGTTCTGGTACAGCGTCTGGAGGATCATGTGGCCGGTGCGGTCGGCCGCGTAGCAGGAGCGGCGGACCGGGGCCTCGCCGTGGTTGCGGCTGTGACCGCCGAAGCGGCGCTGGTCGATCGTGCCGTTCGGCGTGCGGTTGAACGGCAGGCCCATCTTCTCCAGGTCGAGGACGGAGTCGATGGCCTCCTTCGCCAGGATCTCGGCGGCGTCCTGGTCGACCAGGTAGTCACCGCCCTTGACCGTGTCGAAGGTGTGCCACTCCCAGTTGTCCTCCTCCACGTTGGCGAGCGCGGCGGCCATGCCGCCCTGCGCGGCGCCCGTGTGGGAGCGGGTGGGGTACAGCTTGGTCAGCACGGCGGTGCGGCTGCGCTTCGTGGACTCGATGGCCGCGCGCATGCCCGCGCCACCGGCGCCGACGATGACGGTGTCGTACTTGTGGATCTTCATGATTCTCGCAGCCCCGTGCCTAGCGGATGTTCGGGTCGAAGGTGAAGATCACCAGCGTGCCCAGCAGGATGGTGAACACCGTGGCGGTGTAGAGCAGGCCCTTGAGCCACAGCCGGGTGTTCGCGCGCTCCGCGTAGTCGTTGATGACCGTGCGCAGGCCGTTGGCGCCGTGCAGCATGGCGAGCCACAGCATCAGCAGGTCCCAGACCTGCCAGAACGGGGACGCCCAGCGGCCCGCCACGAAGGCGAAGCCGATCTTGGAGACGCCGCCGTCCAGCACGAGCTGGATCAGCAGGTGGCCGAGGACCAGGACGACCAGCACCACGCCCGACAGGCGCATGAACAGCCAGGCCGCCAGCTCGAAGTTGCCCCCGGTGCTCTTCGGGGACTTCCTGGTGCGCTGGCGCGGAGCCTCGATGAAGGGCGCCGGGTTGTCGACGGTGTAGACGGCGCCGCCCTCGACGGGGCCGACGCCGGCAGCGGTCTTCTCAGTCGTGGACATTGGCGTCAGCTCCCGAACAGTTCACGAGCGGCGTGGCCGAGGACGGGGTAGATCGCCCCGAGCATCAGCACGACCCACAGGGCGACGACGGTCCAGAGCATCTGCTTCTGGTAGCGGGCGCCCTTGATCCAGAAGTCGACGGCGATGACGCGCAGGCCGTTGAGCGCGTGGAAGAGGATGGCGGCGACGAGGCCGTACTCCAAAAGCGCGACGATCGGCGTCTTGTACGTGGCCACGACGGTGTCGTAGGCCTCGGGCGACACACGGACGAGTGCGGTGTCCAGCACGTGAACGAACAGGAAGAAGAAGATGAGGACGCCGGTGACTCGATGAGCCACCCAGGACCACATTCCTTCCCGGCCGCGGTACAGCGTTCCAGCCGGCACGGAAGTTTCCTCCGGGAGCGGGGATTGGGGCCGCGCCGGCTTGGTGTGTCGGTCGGGCCCGGCCGGGTACGGTCCACCGGCCCCCAGCATCGTAGCGATGCGCTGTCGCTGGGCTGAGCCCGGGTCCCGGGGTGTGATCAAACTGGCACGCAAAGGGGTACTGGTGGGC
This is a stretch of genomic DNA from Streptomyces hawaiiensis. It encodes these proteins:
- a CDS encoding Uma2 family endonuclease, producing MSAAAVERPYGRRPLIAEANRLMERNPGYRVEIIGGQILVSPPPDGAHAVALTDLMLPFMEAGLHGPESKLVQGIGLWLPTGTEDYAIPDLSLVDADYRDHLIENNCYDPVCFRLVLEVTSSNYRSDLRTKVTAYAEAKVPVYVIVDRKHQRLHVLTEPAGDSYEKHRPHAPGELVTLPDTVGAEVTLDVAAILEAGRSGSDD
- a CDS encoding succinate dehydrogenase hydrophobic membrane anchor subunit; its protein translation is MSTTEKTAAGVGPVEGGAVYTVDNPAPFIEAPRQRTRKSPKSTGGNFELAAWLFMRLSGVVLVVLVLGHLLIQLVLDGGVSKIGFAFVAGRWASPFWQVWDLLMLWLAMLHGANGLRTVINDYAERANTRLWLKGLLYTATVFTILLGTLVIFTFDPNIR
- the sdhC gene encoding succinate dehydrogenase, cytochrome b556 subunit: MPAGTLYRGREGMWSWVAHRVTGVLIFFFLFVHVLDTALVRVSPEAYDTVVATYKTPIVALLEYGLVAAILFHALNGLRVIAVDFWIKGARYQKQMLWTVVALWVVLMLGAIYPVLGHAARELFGS
- a CDS encoding succinate dehydrogenase iron-sulfur subunit, which codes for MATPVLDKEDAAGKPEPGFADSPYITVTFRVRRFNPEIAAEATWEDFQVEIDPKERVLDALHKIKWELDGTLTFRRSCAHGICGSDAMRINGKNRLACKTLIKDINPEKPITVEAIKGLTVLKDLVVDMEPFFQAYRDVMPFLITKDTNEPTRERLQTAEDRERFDDTTKCILCAACTTSCPVFWNDGQYFGPAAIVNAHRFIFDSRDEAGEQRLEILNDRDGVWRCRTTFNCTDACPRGIEVTKAIAEVKRALITRRY
- a CDS encoding TetR/AcrR family transcriptional regulator gives rise to the protein MPAKNDGPDDGATPTKSEQTRALILETAMRLFQEHGYDKTTMRAIAKEAGVSVGNAYYYFAGKEHLIQGFYDRIAAEHQVAVREILDRESELEARLAGVLRAWLDIAAPYHEFAVQFFKNAADPDSPLSPFSPESEHAREEAISVHREVLAGATKTKVPEELRDALPELMWLSQMGLVLYWIFDRTEGRERSYRLAERGARLTARGVALARFRVLRPLVREVHDLFTEFLPGMTNAVPDPAARRRTGS
- a CDS encoding thiol-disulfide oxidoreductase DCC family protein, encoding MNAPAPVRRLTVLYDAECSLCAFLRDWLLRQPQLVPLEPVPAGSEEARRRFPALDHGATLDEITVVGDAGQVYRGPAAWVVTLWALREHRPLAHRLSTPSGARLAKGAVLAAAKWRGAQWHRGQRGGAQWGGRVYRRADGWSYAPGSGWSYTAPGCADGTCAPR
- the sdhA gene encoding succinate dehydrogenase flavoprotein subunit → MKIHKYDTVIVGAGGAGMRAAIESTKRSRTAVLTKLYPTRSHTGAAQGGMAAALANVEEDNWEWHTFDTVKGGDYLVDQDAAEILAKEAIDSVLDLEKMGLPFNRTPNGTIDQRRFGGHSRNHGEAPVRRSCYAADRTGHMILQTLYQNCVKEGVEFYNEFYVLDQLITEVDGVKKSAGVVAYELATGEIHVFQAKSVVYASGGCGKFFKVTSNAHTLTGDGQAAVYRRGLPLEDMEFFQFHPTGIWRMGILLTEGARGEGGILRNKDGERFMEKYAPVMKDLASRDVVSRSIYTEIREGRGCGPEGDHVYLDLTHLPPEQLDAKLPDITEFARTYLGIEPYTDPIPIQPTAHYAMGGIPTNVEGEVLADNTTVVPGLYAAGEVACVSVHGANRLGTNSLLDINVFGKRAGIAAAEYAQNADFVELPENPAELVIEQVERLRDATGTERVAELRRELQDTMDANVMVFRTEQTIKTAVEKIAELRERYRNVSIQDKGKRFNTDLLEAVELGNLLDLAEVMAVSALARKESRGGHYREDYPNRDDVNFMRHTMAYREVGADGSETVRLDYKPVVQTRYQPMERKY